One genomic region from Argentina anserina chromosome 2, drPotAnse1.1, whole genome shotgun sequence encodes:
- the LOC126784619 gene encoding ubiquitin-conjugating enzyme E2 28-like yields MASKRILKELRDLQRDPPTSCSAGPVAEDMFHWQATIIGPNDSPYSGGVFVVTIHFPPDYPFKPPKVAFRTKVFHPNINSNGNICLDILKEQWSPALTISKVLLSICSLLTDPNPDDPLVPEIAHMCKSDKVKYESTARSWTHKYAMG; encoded by the exons ATGGCTTCAAAGAGAATATTGAAGGAGCTCAGGGATTTGCAGAGAGATCCACCAACTTCATGTAGTGCAG GTCCTGTGGCTGAGGATATGTTTCACTGGCAAGCAACAATCATTGGTCCAAATGATAGTCCTTATTCAGGTGGTGTATTTGTTGTGACTATCCATTTCCCACCTGATTATCCCTTCAAACCTCCAAAG GTTGCCTTCAGGACCAAAGTGTTCCATCCAAATATAAACAGCAATGGTAACATATGCTTGGACATTCTTAAGGAGCAATGGAGTCCAGCACTCACCATATCCAAG GTTTTGCTGTCCATATGTTCGCTGCTGACAGATCCGAACCCTGATGATCCGCTTGTTCCTGAGATTGCTCATATGTGCAAGAGTGACAAAGTGAAATATGAGTCAACGGCTCGGAGCTGGACTCATAAGTATGCCATGGGATGA
- the LOC126784622 gene encoding rac-like GTP-binding protein 5, whose protein sequence is MSASRFIKCVTVGDGAVGKTCMLISYTSNTFPTDYVPTVFDNFSANVVVDGSTVNLGLWDTAGQEDYNRLRPLSYRGADVFLLAFSLISKASYENVAKKWIPELKHYAPGVPIILVGTKLDLRDDKQFFTDHPGAVPITTAQGEELKKQIGALIYIECSSKTQQNVKAVFDAAIKVVLQPPKLKKRKKRKAHNACSIL, encoded by the exons ATGAGTGCGTCCAGGTTCATAAAGTGTGTCACAGTTGGAGATGGAGCGGTGGGCAAGACTTGTATGCTCATCTCTTACACCAGCAACACTTTCCCAACG GATTACGTGCCTACTGTGTTTGATAATTTCAGTGCAAATGTGGTTGTGGATGGGAGCACCGTGAACTTGGGGTTGTGGGATACTGCTG GGCAGGAAGATTACAATAGACTAAGACCATTGAGCTACCGTGGGGCAGATGTGTTCTTACTTGCATTCTCTCTAATCAGCAAGGCCAGCTATGAAAATGTTGCCAAGAAG TGGATTCCTGAATTGAAGCATTATGCCCCTGGTGTTCCAATTATTCTTGTTGGAACAAAGCTTG ATCTTCGCGATGACAAGCAGTTCTTTACAGATCACCCAGGTGCAGTGCCAATCACCACGGCTCAG GGAGAGGAACTAAAAAAACAGATTGGAGCTCTGATTTACATAGAATGTAGCTCAAAAACACAGCAG AATGTGAAAGCAGTCTTTGATGCCGCGATTAAAGTGGTTCTGCAGCCGCCAAAgctgaagaagagaaagaagagaaaggcACATAACGCCTGCTCTATATTGTAA
- the LOC126784609 gene encoding uncharacterized protein LOC126784609 → MSNREDDDDLDLLLSLQDRVPETPPASPSRSPDARYLSDEDELPRRKVPADMSVFRDAVQDCLDYDHKSAQKTVKLKQTSSSNDSEVDKYSGLRIRKQLLTPSELKDRFSDIRFVRLPNIKNYLVGETLSGCWATVGVLTEKGTKRTSSTGKSYSIYKFGCLDEDTVSVFLFGDAYEKNCNEKAGMVFALFNCSVRKDAQGAGFSLSVFSANHIVKIGNSVDYGVCRGKRKDGMACTLVINKRKGVYCKFHRSKESQKYSTLRTELKGGNLRTGFRNPYQPEGVFMVDPLADRTNLKKRKQPVKLLSVEGLKKALSKADKVTTNTHSQGLRFLAKVTGMTDPNDVIKGTAMQKKQMSSLEKRKLSTTSMGTSAVIKDQQLGAKRMKNGKDNSLADKSKQATGKMIELDCYISSDEEL, encoded by the exons ATGTCAAACCGCGAAGACGACGACGACCTCGACCTCCTCCTCTCCTTGCAAGACAGGGTTCCGGAAACCCCACCTGCCTCTCCTTCACGTTCTCCTGATGCAA GGTACCTTTCCGACGAGGATGAATTGCCCCGAAGAAAAGTTCCGGCGGACATGTCTGTATTCAGGGATGCTGTTCAGGACTGCCTCGATTACGATCACAAGTCGGCACAGAAGACCGTCAAATTGAAGCAGACCAGTTCTTCCAATGATTCCGAGGTTGATAAATATTCAGGCTTGCGAATAAG GAAGCAGTTGCTGACTCCTTCAGAGCTCAAGGATCGGTTTTCAGACATACGTTTTGTTCGGTTGCCCAACATAAA GAACTATCTGGTTGGGGAAACTCTTTCAGGATGTTGGGCAACTGTTGGAGTGTTGACAGAGAAGGGGACTAAAAGAACTAGTTCCACGGGGAAGAGCTATTCAATATACAAATTCGGGTGTTTGGATGAAGATACTGTTTCTGTTTTCTTGTTTGGTGATGCTTATGAGAAAAACTGCAATGAGAAGGCTGGAATGGTGTTCGCACTGTTTAATTGTAGCGTACGCAAGGATGCTCAG GGTGCTGGTTTttctttgagtgtgttttcagccAATCATATTGTGAAGATAGGAAATTCAGTTGATTATGGAGTTTGCAGAGGGAAAAGGAAGGATGGAATGGCTTGCACTTTAGTCATAAACAA GCGCAAGGGGGTATACTGTAAATTTCATAGATCG AAAGAATCACAGAAGTATTCTACTTTGCGGACTGAGCTCAAGGGAGG GAATTTGAGAACAGGATTTCGGAATCCCTACCAGCCCGAAGGAGTTTTTATGGTCGATCCTCTGGCTGACAGAACAAACTTGAAGAAGCGTAAGCAACCAGTGAAGCTATTGTCTGTGGAAGGGCTTAAAAAGGCATTAAG TAAAGCAGATAAAGTGACTACAAATACACATTCTCAGGGATTAAGGTTTCTGGCCAAGGTCACAG GAATGACAGATCCAAATGATGTGATTAAAGGGACAGCGAtgcaaaagaaacaaatgtCCAGCTTAGAGAAGAG GAAATTGTCTACCACAAGCATGGGTACATCTGCAGTCATCAAAGACCAGCAATTAGGtgcaaaaagaatgaaaaatggAAAGGACAATAGTCTAGCAGACAAATCTAAGCAGGCCACGGGAAAGATGATTGAATTGGACTGCTATATTAGTTCGGATGAAGAATTGTGA
- the LOC126784600 gene encoding beta-galactosidase 13, producing MWPDILKKAKQGGLNVIQTYVFWNIHEPVQGKWCFEGNYDLVKFIRMIQENGMYATLRVGPFIQAEWNHGGLPYWLREVPEITFRSDNGPYKKYMEEYVTKIMKMMKDEKLFSPQGGPIILAQIENEYNHIQLAYRELGDSYVQWAANMAVGQNIGVPWIMCKQVDAPDPVINTCNGRHCGDTFTGPNKPTKPSLWTENWTAQYRVFGDPPSQRAAEDIAFSVARFFSKGGSLTNYYMYHGGTNFGRTSAVFTTTRYYDEAPLDEYALQREPKWSHLKDLHKAINLCKKTLLTGTPGDQRLGPDAEVRFYEKPGTECAAFIANNHSSMETTVNWRGQNYLLPPASISVLPDCKTVVFNTQQIVSQHNSRNFVTSSRQMNWEMSPEPIATVEQVPVNNRELLELYGLLKDITDYAWYTTSIDLGPFDLPMKESIRPVLRIPSLGHAMLVFVNDEFVGTEHGSHEEKGFVFQAPVTLKRGVNHISLLCILVGLPDSGAYMEHRYAGPRSVTILGLNTGTIDVSANGWGHRAGLNGEKLEVFTEKGSQKVKWTKATGKGRALMWYKATFDAPPGRDPCAVRMTGMGKGMIWVNGISIGRHWMSFLSPLKQPTQTEYHIPRAFIKPKNLIVILEEEPSDPRDIEIVTVNRDTICSMVGQDYPGHVKYWDRKGGQLIPAPGRSLQPSALLTCPNNKKISVIEFASYGNSEGFCGAWTLGKCNAPESKKIVEDFCLGKTTCTVPNDPKLFFKAGDPCPGIKKLLVIQAVCGP from the exons ATGTGGCCTGATATCTTGAAGAAGGCTAAACAGGGAGGTTTGAATGTGATTCAAACGTATGTGTTTTGGAACATTCATGAGCCTGTGCAAGGCAAG TGGTGCTTTGAGGGAAACTATGATTTGGTCAAGTTTATTAGGATGATCCAGGAGAATGGAATGTATGCAACCCTCAGGGTCGGACCATTTATTCAGGCAGAATGGAACCATGG AGGCCTTCCATATTGGCTGAGAGAGGTCCCTGAAATCACTTTCAGATCAGATAATGGACCATACAAG AAATATATGGAGGAGTACGTGACCAagataatgaagatgatgaaggatgAAAAGCTATTTTCTCCACAGGGAGGTCCAATCATCTTAGCTCAG ATTGAGAATGAGTACAATCATATCCAACTTGCATATAGAGAGTTAGGAGATAGCTATGTGCAGTGGGCGGCAAATATGGCAGTCGGACAGAATATTGGTGTGCCATGGATTATGTGCAAGCAAGTAGATGCGCCTGATCCGGTG ATTAATACTTGCAATGGAAGGCATTGCGGAGATACGTTTACAGGACCTAACAAACCCACCAAGCCTTCACTATGGACTGAAAACTGGACAGCTCA GTACCGAGTATTTGGAGACCCTCCTTCACAAAGGGCAGCAGAAGACATTGCATTTTCAGTTGCCCGGTTTTTCTCGAAGGGTGGATCTCTAACCAACTACTATATG TACCATGGTGGAACAAATTTTGGAAGAACAAGTGCTGTCTTTACAACAACTCGCTACTACGATGAGGCTCCTCTGGATGAATATG CTTTACAAAGGGAACCCAAATGGAGTCACCTCAAAGACTTGCATAAGGCTATAAATCTATGCAAGAAGACTTTGCTTACTGGAACTCCCGGAGATCAAAGGTTGGGGCCAGACGCTGAG gtTCGTTTCTATGAGAAGCCAGGAACAGAATGTGCTGCTTTCATAGCCAATAATCACTCTTCCATGGAAACAACAGTAAATTGGAGGGGACAAAACTATCTCCTGCCACCAGCTTCCATCAGTGTCCTCCCTGACTGCAAGACTGTGGTCTTCAATACTCAACAAATTGTATCCCAACATAATTCAAGGAACTTTGTTACGTCTAGTAGACAAATGAATTGGGAAATGTCACCCGAACCCATTGCAACCGTGGAGCAAGTCCCAGTCAATAATAGGGAACTACTGGAGCTTTATGGCTTGCTAAAAGATATTACAGACTATGCTTGGTACACAACTAG CATTGACCTAGGTCCATTTGACTTGCCGATGAAGGAATCTATCCGCCCAGTTTTACGAATTCCAAGTCTTGGGCATGCAATGCTTGTATTTGTCAATGATGAATTTGTTG GAACTGAACACGGTAGCCACGAAGAAAAAGGTTTTGTGTTTCAAGCACCTGTTACATTGAAGCGAGGGGTGAACCATATCTCTCTGCTTTGCATATTAGTAGGACTCCCA GATAGTGGAGCATACATGGAGCATAGGTATGCAGGGCCTCGTTCTGTAACAATCCTAGGATTGAACACAGGAACAATTGACGTGTCTGCAAATGGCTGGGGACATAGG GCTGGCCTAAATGGTGAAAAGCTCGAAGTGTTCACTGAGAAGGGATCTCAGAAAGTGAAATGGACTAAGGCAACAGGTAAAGGAAGGGCTCTCATGTGGTACAAG GCAACCTTTGATGCTCCTCCAGGAAGAGACCCTTGCGCTGTCCGAATGACTGGTATGGGCAAGGGAATGATATGGGTGAATGGTATAAGCATCGGCCGTCATTGGATGTCCTTCCTCTCTCCTCTTAAACAGCCTACTCAAACCGA GTACCACATCCCTAGAGCCTTCATTAAGCCTAAGAATCTAATTGTTATATTGGAGGAGGAGCCCTCAGACCCAAGAGACATTGAGATTGTAACAGTCAACAGAGACACCATCTGCAGCATGGTTGGACAGGACTATCCAGGACATGTTAAGTACTGGGATAGAAAGGGCGGCCAGCTCATACCAGCTCCTGGAAGAAGTCTCCAACCATCAGCTCTCCTCACATGTCCAAACAACAAGAAGAtcagtgttattgaatttgcgAGCTATGGCAATTCTGAAGGATTCTGTGGAGCCTGGACATTGGGAAAATGCAATGCTCCTGAATCAAAGAAGATCGTCGAAGAT TTTTGCTTGGGAAAGACTACATGTACAGTGCCAAATGACCCCAAACTCTTCTTCAAGGCTGGTGATCCCTGCCCTGGTATTAAAAAGTTACTAGTTATCCAAGCAGTGTGCGGCCCTTAA